In bacterium, a genomic segment contains:
- the folD gene encoding bifunctional methylenetetrahydrofolate dehydrogenase/methenyltetrahydrofolate cyclohydrolase FolD gives MTARLIDGKAIAASVRARVKEKTAEFTARTGILPGLTVVLVGENPASQVYVRNKGKAASEAGFLSRQIDLPASTSESGLLDLVARLNADDTVHGILVQLPLPKQIDESKVIEAIAPEKDVDGFHPMNAGRLFTGGTSFLPCTPYGILTMLDYEKVELKGKHAVVVGRSNIVGKPAAILLLSRHATVTICHSRTVDLPSVVRTGDVVVAAVGRAEMIRGSWIKPGAVVIDVGMNRNAAGKLCGDVAFDEAKEVAGLLSPVPGGVGPMTIAMLMQNTLEAASRRMAGR, from the coding sequence ATGACCGCCAGGCTGATCGACGGAAAGGCCATCGCCGCGTCCGTGCGGGCGCGTGTGAAGGAAAAGACCGCCGAGTTCACCGCGCGAACGGGGATCCTGCCCGGCCTCACCGTCGTCCTCGTGGGGGAAAACCCCGCGTCGCAGGTGTACGTCCGCAACAAGGGGAAGGCGGCCTCCGAGGCGGGGTTCCTTTCCCGCCAGATCGACCTCCCCGCGTCGACCTCGGAGTCCGGGCTGCTCGATCTCGTGGCGCGGCTCAACGCCGACGATACCGTCCACGGGATCCTCGTCCAGCTCCCGCTCCCGAAGCAGATCGACGAATCGAAGGTGATCGAGGCGATCGCGCCGGAGAAGGACGTCGACGGCTTCCACCCGATGAATGCCGGACGCCTCTTCACGGGCGGCACCTCGTTCCTCCCATGCACGCCGTACGGAATCCTCACCATGCTCGACTACGAGAAAGTGGAGTTGAAAGGGAAGCACGCCGTCGTCGTGGGACGAAGCAACATCGTCGGTAAGCCGGCGGCGATCCTGCTCCTTTCGCGCCACGCGACCGTGACGATCTGCCACTCGCGCACCGTCGACCTCCCCTCCGTCGTCCGGACCGGCGACGTGGTGGTGGCGGCGGTGGGCCGGGCGGAGATGATCCGGGGATCGTGGATCAAGCCGGGGGCCGTCGTGATCGACGTCGGGATGAACCGGAACGCGGCGGGAAAACTTTGCGGCGACGTCGCCTTCGACGAGGCGAAGGAGGTGGCGGGGCTCCTCTCCCCCGTTCCGGGCGGCGTCGGCCCGATGACGATCGCGATGCTCATGCAGAACACCCTCGAAGCGGCGTCCCGCCGGATGGCCGGGAGGTAA
- a CDS encoding glycine cleavage system protein H codes for MLPPADRRYSRSHVWAMRDSQGDVRSGLTHVPGAFLGDVVSVELPPPKTEVSAGEPIGLLESPSTVFELLSPLSGIVVAVNPEAESAPRKVTSDPYGEGWLLSIRPAAPGELEELLTAGEYARFVGEE; via the coding sequence ATGCTCCCGCCCGCGGACCGCCGCTACTCCCGGTCCCACGTTTGGGCGATGCGCGATTCGCAGGGAGACGTACGCTCCGGGCTGACCCACGTTCCGGGGGCGTTCCTGGGGGACGTCGTCTCCGTGGAGCTTCCTCCTCCGAAGACGGAAGTCTCCGCCGGGGAGCCGATCGGGCTGCTCGAATCCCCCTCCACCGTGTTCGAACTCCTGTCGCCCCTCTCCGGGATCGTGGTCGCCGTGAACCCGGAGGCGGAGAGCGCCCCGCGAAAGGTGACGTCGGATCCGTACGGCGAGGGGTGGCTGCTGTCGATCCGCCCGGCCGCGCCCGGGGAGCTCGAGGAGTTGCTCACGGCCGGGGAGTACGCCCGCTTCGTCGGGGAAGAGTGA
- a CDS encoding TonB family protein: protein MPSRRLFFTFTGVSVLLHLVVLLLAFLYLFPDRRPEEVMEIDLSDIPRATDFLPPERGILESRPPRPTPPPTARKAAPPVPVLQGRVPDLPVKPDLPPEKAFPADARKPGPNAEAKGSPEPKGTGAGGREAKAEPAPSPVTPQGASGKSGAPRSVPSTSPRLPLIPPLGKIVMAQKEPAGGRGQGAAAGNAVGTGGKATGEEGVTEEGGGGLRLTPLNAPEIQYISWYASIKRKIENVWNYPYEAAAAGIQGELSLDFVIARNGKVDSINLIYSSGSKILDDEAILAIRKAAPFDPIPKEYNIPSLRIRGRFVYIHGGKLFR from the coding sequence ATGCCATCACGCCGGCTCTTCTTCACCTTCACGGGCGTCTCCGTGCTCCTGCACCTGGTCGTCCTCTTGCTGGCCTTCCTGTATCTTTTCCCGGACCGTCGCCCGGAAGAGGTCATGGAGATCGACCTTTCGGACATTCCCCGCGCCACGGACTTCCTGCCGCCCGAGCGCGGAATCCTCGAGAGTAGGCCGCCGCGTCCCACGCCTCCCCCGACGGCAAGGAAGGCGGCACCGCCCGTGCCGGTATTGCAGGGGCGCGTCCCGGACCTCCCCGTGAAGCCGGACCTGCCGCCCGAAAAAGCGTTCCCGGCCGATGCGCGGAAACCGGGACCGAACGCGGAGGCGAAGGGTTCGCCGGAGCCGAAGGGAACGGGGGCGGGCGGACGCGAGGCCAAGGCGGAGCCGGCGCCTTCTCCCGTGACGCCGCAGGGCGCCTCCGGAAAGAGCGGCGCTCCGCGAAGCGTCCCGTCGACGTCGCCGCGCCTCCCTCTCATCCCTCCCCTCGGCAAGATCGTGATGGCGCAAAAAGAACCGGCCGGAGGCCGCGGGCAAGGCGCCGCGGCGGGGAACGCGGTGGGCACGGGGGGAAAAGCGACCGGGGAGGAGGGCGTCACCGAGGAGGGAGGCGGCGGGTTGCGCCTGACGCCGCTGAACGCGCCGGAGATCCAGTACATCTCTTGGTACGCGTCGATCAAGCGGAAGATCGAGAATGTCTGGAATTACCCGTACGAGGCCGCGGCGGCCGGGATCCAGGGGGAACTGTCCCTCGATTTCGTGATCGCGCGCAACGGGAAGGTGGATTCGATCAACTTGATCTACAGCTCGGGATCGAAGATCCTCGACGACGAGGCGATCCTCGCCATCCGGAAGGCGGCGCCCTTCGACCCGATCCCGAAGGAGTACAACATCCCGAGCCTGCGGATCCGCGGGCGGTTCGTCTACATCCACGGCGGAAAGCTGTTCCGCTGA
- a CDS encoding HU family DNA-binding protein has translation MTKAELVETVRAEAGIGKGQAEDAVAAFLGAVTKSLKKGDKLTLTGFGTFSVSNRKARTGRNPQTGETIKIKAAKVPKFTAGKGLKEAVGGKKK, from the coding sequence ATGACGAAGGCGGAACTGGTCGAGACCGTTCGCGCGGAAGCGGGGATCGGGAAAGGGCAGGCGGAAGACGCGGTCGCGGCATTTCTCGGTGCGGTCACCAAGAGCTTGAAGAAGGGTGACAAGCTCACGCTGACCGGCTTCGGCACGTTCAGCGTCAGCAACCGGAAGGCCCGCACGGGCCGCAACCCCCAGACGGGCGAGACGATCAAGATCAAGGCGGCGAAGGTTCCCAAGTTCACCGCGGGCAAGGGACTCAAGGAAGCGGTGGGCGGGAAGAAGAAGTAA
- a CDS encoding universal stress protein, which yields MFTTILLPTDFSGCSAEAARAARRLAESFGSRLIVLHVLDEPAALDPMFRGEVPLELLRGRMEQYAREGMEAFLKAHFEGLSGVETQVASGVPYREIVREARERGVGLIVIGTHGRTGVERVIFGSTAEKVVRMAPCPVLSVREGGKEFVHP from the coding sequence ATGTTCACGACGATCCTGTTGCCTACCGATTTCTCCGGATGTTCCGCCGAGGCGGCGCGCGCGGCGCGCCGGCTGGCCGAAAGTTTCGGGTCCCGCCTGATCGTCCTCCACGTCCTCGACGAACCCGCCGCCCTCGACCCGATGTTCCGGGGCGAGGTCCCGCTCGAGCTGCTCCGGGGGCGGATGGAACAGTACGCCCGCGAGGGGATGGAAGCATTCCTCAAGGCCCACTTCGAGGGGCTTTCCGGGGTGGAGACCCAGGTCGCCTCCGGCGTTCCCTATCGGGAGATTGTCCGTGAAGCACGGGAGCGCGGGGTCGGGCTGATCGTCATCGGCACGCACGGCCGCACCGGGGTGGAGCGCGTGATCTTCGGGAGCACCGCCGAGAAGGTCGTCCGGATGGCGCCGTGTCCCGTGCTTTCGGTCCGCGAAGGCGGCAAGGAATTCGTTCATCCGTAA
- the eno gene encoding phosphopyruvate hydratase, translating to MTMIVDVHGREVLDSRGNPTVEVEVLLESGAEGRAIVPSGASTGTREAVELRDGDPKRFMGKGVTKAVRNVNRVIAPKLLGYDATEQVRVDRMLIELDGTENKGKLGANAILGASIAVARAAAEACGLPLYRYLGGVGGCTLPVPMMNILNGGSHADNNMDIQEFMVMPVGAKSFSEALRMGVETFHNLKKVLKGKGLNTNVGDEGGFAPQLRSNAEAIEVILEAISKAGYKPGRDVCVALDCAASEFREKGKYFFRKSDKSKRDSAQLVRFYEDLCRQYPIVSIEDGFAEDDWDGWKMFTDALGKKIQIVGDDIFVTNPSILRKGIAKGVANSVLIKLNQIGTVTETVESIEMAKRAGWTAVVSHRSGETEDSTIADLVVGLSTGQIKTGSASRTDRIAKYNQLLRIEEELGTAARFDGRGVFYNL from the coding sequence ATGACGATGATCGTCGATGTGCACGGAAGGGAGGTCCTGGACTCCCGGGGGAACCCGACCGTCGAGGTCGAGGTGCTGCTCGAGTCCGGGGCGGAAGGGAGGGCGATCGTCCCCTCCGGGGCGTCGACCGGGACCCGCGAGGCCGTGGAGCTGCGCGACGGCGACCCGAAGCGGTTCATGGGGAAGGGCGTGACGAAGGCGGTCCGCAACGTGAACCGGGTGATCGCGCCGAAGCTTCTCGGGTACGACGCGACCGAGCAGGTACGGGTCGACCGGATGCTGATCGAACTCGACGGGACGGAGAACAAGGGGAAGCTGGGCGCGAACGCGATCCTCGGCGCCTCGATCGCGGTCGCCCGGGCGGCGGCTGAGGCGTGCGGCCTCCCGTTGTACCGGTACCTCGGCGGGGTCGGCGGGTGCACCCTCCCCGTCCCGATGATGAACATCCTGAACGGCGGCTCCCACGCCGACAACAACATGGACATCCAGGAGTTCATGGTGATGCCGGTGGGGGCGAAGAGCTTCTCCGAGGCGCTCCGGATGGGGGTCGAGACGTTCCACAACCTGAAGAAGGTGCTGAAGGGGAAGGGGCTGAACACGAACGTCGGCGACGAGGGCGGGTTCGCCCCCCAGCTTCGGTCCAACGCCGAGGCGATCGAGGTGATCCTCGAGGCGATCTCGAAGGCCGGGTACAAGCCGGGGAGGGACGTCTGCGTCGCCCTCGACTGCGCCGCCTCCGAGTTCCGCGAGAAGGGGAAATACTTTTTCCGCAAGTCCGACAAGTCGAAGCGGGACTCCGCGCAGCTCGTCAGGTTCTACGAGGACCTGTGCCGCCAGTACCCGATCGTCTCGATCGAGGACGGCTTCGCCGAGGACGACTGGGATGGCTGGAAGATGTTCACGGATGCGCTGGGGAAAAAGATCCAGATCGTGGGGGACGACATCTTCGTCACCAATCCCTCGATCCTGCGGAAGGGGATCGCAAAGGGGGTGGCCAACTCCGTCCTCATCAAGCTGAACCAGATCGGCACCGTGACGGAGACGGTCGAGTCGATCGAGATGGCGAAACGCGCGGGGTGGACCGCCGTGGTGTCCCACCGGTCCGGCGAGACCGAGGACAGCACGATCGCGGACCTCGTCGTCGGGCTCTCCACCGGACAGATCAAGACCGGCTCCGCCTCGCGGACCGACCGGATCGCGAAATACAACCAGCTGCTCCGGATCGAGGAGGAACTCGGAACGGCGGCCCGGTTCGACGGGCGTGGAGTGTTCTATAATCTCTGA
- the gpmI gene encoding 2,3-bisphosphoglycerate-independent phosphoglycerate mutase → MKRRFVALIIMDGWGHREEKEGNAVALADTPFFDRLWTGFPRTLIHASEERVGLPAGQMGNSEVGHLNLGAGRVVYQDLVRISKSVRTGDFFRNPVLCAAMDAARKNGKALHLVGLLSDGGVHSLHTHLYALLRMAKERGVSKVCLHPVFDGRDTPPQSGIDHLRALMAQAKEIGAGEVATVIGRYYTMDRDNRWDRVERAYKAMVRGEGTLSDDPVAAVAASYALGKTDEFIEPVVIVRDGLPVGRIAPGDSVIFFNFRADRAREITRALTQEAFDRFPRPERLSLSYACMTAYDETFGLPAAFPPQRLDNILARILADAGLANLRIAETEKYAHVTYFFNGGEETVYPGESRILIPSPSVPTYDLKPEMSAYEVADRAVAEIASGKHALMVLNFANGDMVGHTGVLPAAIQAIEAVDRNLQRVVEQVWEVGGAALVTADHGNAEQMFDPKTGGPFTAHTTNLVPLVLADPKAVGARLREDRALEDLAPTILHLLSLPVPAEMTGTDVREG, encoded by the coding sequence ATGAAACGAAGGTTCGTCGCGCTGATCATCATGGACGGCTGGGGCCACCGTGAAGAGAAGGAAGGGAACGCGGTGGCCCTCGCCGATACGCCGTTCTTCGACCGGCTCTGGACGGGGTTCCCGCGGACACTGATCCACGCCTCGGAGGAGCGCGTGGGGCTTCCGGCCGGCCAGATGGGGAACTCCGAGGTCGGGCACCTGAACCTCGGGGCGGGGCGGGTGGTGTACCAGGACCTCGTCCGCATCTCGAAGTCCGTCCGGACCGGCGACTTCTTCCGCAACCCCGTCCTTTGCGCGGCCATGGACGCCGCGAGGAAAAACGGAAAGGCGCTGCACCTCGTGGGCCTGCTCTCCGACGGCGGCGTGCACTCCCTGCACACCCACCTCTACGCGCTGCTGCGGATGGCGAAGGAGCGCGGTGTATCGAAGGTGTGCCTCCACCCCGTGTTCGACGGGCGGGACACCCCGCCGCAGAGCGGAATCGACCACCTTCGCGCCTTGATGGCGCAGGCGAAGGAGATCGGCGCCGGGGAGGTGGCCACCGTCATCGGCCGGTACTACACGATGGACCGCGACAACCGGTGGGACCGCGTCGAGCGCGCGTACAAGGCGATGGTCCGCGGGGAGGGAACGCTCTCCGACGACCCCGTGGCCGCCGTCGCCGCGTCGTACGCGCTGGGGAAGACCGACGAGTTCATCGAGCCCGTGGTGATCGTGCGGGACGGCCTGCCGGTCGGACGGATCGCACCCGGCGACTCGGTGATCTTCTTCAACTTCCGGGCCGACCGCGCGCGGGAGATCACCCGGGCGCTGACCCAGGAGGCGTTCGACCGCTTCCCACGCCCCGAGCGGCTCTCTCTCTCCTACGCCTGCATGACGGCCTACGACGAGACGTTCGGGCTTCCCGCGGCCTTCCCTCCGCAGCGGCTCGACAACATCCTTGCGCGGATCCTGGCCGATGCGGGACTGGCCAACCTCCGGATCGCCGAGACGGAAAAGTACGCCCACGTCACGTACTTCTTCAACGGCGGAGAGGAGACGGTCTACCCCGGGGAGTCGCGGATCCTGATCCCCTCGCCGTCCGTGCCCACCTACGATCTCAAGCCCGAGATGAGCGCGTACGAGGTGGCGGATCGCGCCGTCGCCGAGATCGCTTCAGGGAAGCACGCCCTGATGGTCCTCAACTTCGCCAACGGGGACATGGTGGGTCACACGGGCGTTCTCCCGGCGGCGATCCAGGCGATCGAAGCCGTGGACCGGAACCTGCAGCGGGTCGTGGAGCAGGTGTGGGAGGTCGGGGGGGCGGCGCTCGTCACCGCCGACCACGGCAACGCCGAGCAGATGTTCGATCCGAAGACCGGCGGTCCCTTCACCGCGCACACGACGAACCTCGTTCCCCTCGTCCTCGCCGATCCGAAGGCCGTCGGCGCCCGGCTGAGGGAAGACCGCGCGCTCGAGGACCTCGCCCCCACGATCCTCCACCTCCTGTCGCTGCCCGTCCCTGCGGAAATGACCGGCACGGATGTCCGGGAAGGCTGA
- a CDS encoding response regulator → MEPSKETRSSVLVVSNDPAVRDMLANLLTGEGFHVALAGSGTEALKIAANSSLDYALVELLLPDYSGVEFKRRLSRVSPKTRVVVLSSFTTIRSSDDVLRFGTSDFIIDQREILELLRSASAARPAIAKSSPDGDERIRKCLIDTVDVLVGLLEVNDPFFGGNSHITMEYARFVAEEMKLDRETVDEIVVGSLLHDIGRVGIKSDILVGKREISESEFKTVRSHCENGAKIIDAVDFPWKVKPIIIHHHERYDGKGYPSGLKGREIPIGARILAVVDAFTAMTAHRPYRSRSLTRDEAIQELHRNVGTQFDPEVVELFTSVVGRKFNFRGLGPKPRIMMVDDEIDYLTLLKLKLVNEGFDVTAADNAEDALASMQKEPPDLVVADVMMPGTDGIAMFRKMREANAPWGETPLIFLSGKDESQTKVDALHLGAEDFLIKPVDMKELAARIRNIIRRDSKWRKGSTGTAQAAGVMGDLKNLGIPDIVQTLHLGLKTACVRVTGKGGEGKIWFENGRIRHAELGGLSGELAFYEMLRWQEGPFVIAHGLSTKLRTIEMDEMQLMMEGLRRLDEEKKEDPAG, encoded by the coding sequence GTGGAGCCCTCGAAGGAAACGAGGTCCTCGGTCCTCGTCGTCAGCAACGACCCGGCGGTGCGGGACATGCTGGCGAACCTCCTGACCGGCGAGGGGTTCCACGTCGCGCTGGCGGGTTCCGGCACGGAGGCCCTGAAGATCGCCGCGAACTCGTCCCTCGACTACGCCCTCGTCGAACTGCTGCTTCCCGACTACTCCGGCGTCGAGTTCAAGCGGCGTCTCTCCCGCGTCTCCCCGAAGACCCGCGTCGTGGTCCTGTCCTCCTTCACGACGATCCGCAGCTCCGACGACGTCCTGCGGTTCGGCACCTCCGACTTCATCATCGACCAGCGGGAAATCCTCGAACTGCTCCGCTCGGCCTCCGCGGCGCGGCCGGCGATCGCGAAATCGTCCCCCGACGGGGACGAGCGGATCAGGAAATGCCTGATCGACACGGTCGACGTCCTGGTCGGCCTGCTGGAGGTGAACGACCCGTTCTTCGGGGGGAACTCCCACATCACGATGGAGTACGCCCGCTTCGTGGCCGAGGAGATGAAGCTCGACCGGGAAACGGTGGACGAGATCGTGGTCGGGTCGCTCCTCCACGACATCGGCCGGGTCGGCATCAAGAGCGACATCCTGGTCGGCAAGCGGGAGATCTCCGAGTCGGAGTTCAAGACGGTCCGGTCCCACTGCGAAAACGGCGCGAAGATCATCGACGCGGTCGACTTCCCGTGGAAGGTCAAGCCGATCATCATCCACCACCACGAGCGGTACGACGGGAAAGGCTATCCAAGCGGCCTGAAGGGGCGGGAGATCCCGATCGGCGCGCGGATCCTGGCCGTGGTCGACGCCTTCACCGCGATGACCGCCCACCGTCCGTACCGCAGCCGGAGCCTCACGCGCGACGAGGCGATCCAGGAGCTCCACAGGAACGTCGGGACCCAGTTCGACCCCGAAGTGGTGGAGCTGTTCACCTCCGTCGTGGGCCGGAAGTTCAATTTCCGCGGGCTCGGTCCGAAGCCGAGGATCATGATGGTGGACGACGAGATCGACTACCTCACGCTTCTCAAGCTGAAGCTCGTGAACGAGGGATTCGACGTCACCGCCGCGGACAACGCCGAGGACGCGCTGGCCTCCATGCAGAAGGAGCCGCCGGACCTGGTCGTCGCCGACGTGATGATGCCGGGGACGGACGGGATCGCGATGTTCCGCAAGATGCGGGAGGCGAACGCCCCCTGGGGCGAAACCCCCCTCATCTTCCTCAGCGGCAAGGACGAGTCGCAGACCAAGGTGGACGCGCTGCACCTGGGCGCCGAGGATTTCCTCATCAAGCCCGTCGACATGAAGGAGCTGGCCGCCCGGATCCGCAATATCATCCGGCGCGACTCGAAGTGGCGCAAGGGGTCGACGGGGACGGCCCAGGCGGCGGGGGTGATGGGGGACCTGAAGAACCTCGGCATCCCCGACATCGTCCAGACCCTTCATCTGGGCTTGAAGACCGCCTGCGTCCGTGTTACGGGGAAGGGCGGCGAAGGGAAGATCTGGTTCGAGAACGGACGGATCCGCCATGCCGAGCTGGGAGGCCTCTCGGGCGAGCTGGCCTTCTACGAGATGCTGCGATGGCAGGAGGGGCCGTTCGTCATCGCGCACGGGCTGTCCACCAAACTCCGCACGATCGAGATGGACGAGATGCAGCTCATGATGGAAGGGCTGCGTCGGCTCGACGAGGAGAAAAAGGAAGACCCGGCCGGATGA
- a CDS encoding PilZ domain-containing protein, translated as MNMFRRERRAKERYRPLATVVFTVRSGKDPGRISSPVTGDVQDVTSTGMSVVTSRIVPDGIHIMYDTLMTFRNRIDATIFPVGKPPVRVQGTVVWFRSADEPAGFYIFGMRFDQEAPSLEELRLSARKDPR; from the coding sequence ATGAACATGTTCCGACGGGAACGAAGAGCGAAGGAGCGGTATCGTCCATTGGCAACCGTCGTCTTCACCGTACGCAGCGGGAAGGACCCGGGTCGCATTTCCTCCCCCGTCACCGGGGATGTCCAGGACGTAACCTCCACGGGGATGTCCGTGGTCACTTCCAGGATCGTCCCGGACGGCATCCACATCATGTACGACACGCTCATGACCTTCCGGAACCGGATCGACGCCACCATCTTCCCGGTCGGCAAACCGCCGGTCCGGGTGCAGGGGACCGTGGTCTGGTTCCGCTCCGCGGACGAACCGGCGGGTTTCTACATCTTCGGCATGCGATTCGACCAGGAAGCGCCGTCTCTCGAGGAGCTCCGGCTCTCCGCCCGGAAAGATCCCCGATAA